Proteins encoded by one window of Pempheris klunzingeri isolate RE-2024b chromosome 14, fPemKlu1.hap1, whole genome shotgun sequence:
- the akap10 gene encoding A-kinase anchor protein 10, mitochondrial translates to MSFFKRKAKSKEPERATDAKVNKAPVSPHSPSLGLRNHHAIQEAAGPSHVAINAISANMDSFARGRTAILKKQPSHMEAAHFGDLGHSSVNYQPQETRSRLSKTVDHVLRDNVAIPHYMHFMELRGADHLVRFWLEAESFRSTSWSRVRAHSLNSVKHSSLAEPVPASADGSEIPGLTQHTPDALAREGPTVQSEQRDSSSTEAGLRPGTPRAETPSKQAPSRTGTPFKVQSNSTLRDLSDKLMKSIEKDAVSIFTKYVSPDAVRPIPITEQIRNDIVAKICGEDGMVDPNCFVIAQSVVCTILEQQHFTEFLRSHHFCKYQIEVLTSGSVFLADILFCESALFYFSEYMEKEEAMNVLQFWLAADNFQNQLAAKKGQYDGQEAQNDAMILYDKYFSLQATNPLGFGDSVRMEIESNICREGGPLPDCFTTPLRQAWTTMEKVYMPGFLSSNLYYKYLSDLINSVRADEFVNVNTPGQGVPVDNDRSGSNASEGSQTQQGTRKAVIKILKNFDEAITVDVASLDPESLYQRPYAGKMTFGKVNEMGQFIREAEPEPDVKKSKGSMFSQAMKKWVQGNSDEAQEEMAWQIAKMIVNDVVHQSNHDSPGKATKL, encoded by the exons ATGTCGTTTTTCAAGAGGAAAG CCAAAAGCAAAGAACCCGAGAGAGCGACAGATGCTAAAGTCAATAAAG CCCCAGTCAGCCCTCACTCTCCGTCACTAGGCCTGAGGAACCACCATGCCATCCAGGAAGCTGCCGGGCCCAGCCATGTGGCCATCAATGCCATCTCTGCCAACATGGACTCCTTCGCCCGTGGTCGCACCGCCATCCTCAAGAAACAGCCGAGCCACATGGAGGCCGCACACTTTGGAGATCTTG GTCATTCCAGTGTGAACTATCAGCCCCAAGAGACCCGCTCTCGGCTGTCCAAGACGGTGGACCATGTTCTTCGGGACAATGTGGCAATACCTCACTACATGCACTTCATGGAGCTACGGGGTGCTGACCACCTGGTCCGGTTCTGGCTGGAGGCTGAGAGTTTCCGCTCTACCAGCTGGTCGCGGGTCCGAGCGCACAGCCTAAACTCTGTCAAACACAGCTCATTGGCCGAGCCCGTCCCCGCCTCTGCAGATGGATCGGAGATCCCAGGACTCACTCAGCACACACCCGACGCCCTCGCCAGAGAAGGCCCTACAGTGCAGTCAGAGCAGCGGGACTCCTCCAGCACAGAAGCAGGCCTGAGGCCTGGCACCCCGCGGGCAGAAACACCCAGCAAGCAGGCACCCTCCAGGACAGGGACTCCCTTCAAGGTGCAGTCAAACAGCACCCTGCGAGACCTCTCAGACAAACTCATGAAAA GTATAGAGAAAGATGCAGTTTCCATCTTCACCAAGTACGTCTCTCCAGACGCAGTGAGGCCCATCCCCATCACAGAGCAGATCAGAAACGACATAGTTG CCAAGATATGCGGAGAGGATGGCATGGTGGACCCAAACTGCTTTGTCATTGCACAGTCGGTAGTCTGCACCATCTTGGAACAGCA GCACTTTACTGAATTCCTGCGGAGCCATCATTTCTGTAAATACCAGATTGAAGTGTTGACCAGTGGCTCTGTGTTCCTGGCTGACATCTTGTTCTGCGAGTCAGCTCTCTTCTACTTTTCTGAG TacatggagaaggaggaggcgaTGAATGTACTGCAGTTCTGGCTGGCGGCAGACAACTTCCAGAACCAGCTAGCAGCTAAAAAGGGCCAGTATGATGGCCAGGAGGCTCAAAATGATGCCATGATCCTCTACGACAA GTATTTCTCACTCCAGGCCACCAACCCTCTGGGCTTTGGCGACTCTGTGCGGATGGAGATAGAGTCGAATATCTGCCGAGAGGGGGGGCCGCTCCCCGACTGTTTCACCACTCCACTCAGACAGGCCTGGACCACCATGGAGAAG GTCTACATGCCAGGCTTCCTGTCTAGCAACCTTTACTACAAATACCTGAGTGACCTCATCAACTCGGTGCGGGCAGATGAGTTTGTGAATGTCAACACTCCAGGTCAGGGCGTGCCCGTGGACAACGACCGCTCCGGTTCAAATGCCAGCGAGGGCTCTCAGACTCAG CAAGGTACCAGAAAGGCAGTGATCAAGATCCTGAAAAACTTTGACGAGGCTATCACGGTGGACGTTGCCAGCCTGGATCCAGAGTCCTTGTACCAGAGGCCATACGCTGG AAAGATGACGTTTGGGAAGGTGAACGAGATGGGCCAGTTTATCAGGGAGGCAGAGCCAGAGCCGGACGTGAAGAAATCCAAAG GTTCCATGTTTTCGCAAGCCATGAAGAAATGGGTACAAGGCAACTCAGACGAG GCCCAGGAGGAGATGGCGTGGCAGATTGCCAAGATGATAGTCAACGACGTCGTCCACCAGTCAAACCATGACAGCCCCGGCAAGGCCACCAAG tTATGA